A single region of the Lotus japonicus ecotype B-129 chromosome 4, LjGifu_v1.2 genome encodes:
- the LOC130715047 gene encoding L-ascorbate oxidase yields the protein MLLDLQLSLRATPKLLVLCFFFVLANFFLAEAKVRHYKWEVKYEYKSPDCFKKVVITINGRTPGPTIQAQEGDTIIVEVNNSLLTENLAIHWHGIRQIGTPWFDGTEGVTQCPILPGDTFVYQFVVDRPGTYLYHSHYGMQREAGLYGLIRVASRDPEPFTYDLDRSIILNDWYHHSTYEQAAGLSSIPFQWVNEPESLLIHGKGRFNCSASISSNPGSCNTSSPQCSPFVQTVIPGKTYRLRIGSLTALSALSFQIEGHNMTVVEADGHYVDTFVVQNLFIYSGETYSVLVKADQDPSRNYWITSNVVSRNRTTPPGLAIFNYYPNHPRRLPPTSPPPPPAWDNAEPRIAQSLAIKSHKSYINKPPATSDRVIVLLNTQNTINGYRRWSVNNVSFSLPHTPYLVALKQNITDAFDQTPPPENYDFVHYDIFNVSKNTNATSSNGIYRLKFNTTVDVVLQNANTMNKNNSETHPWHLHGHDFWVLGYGKGKFDMNKDPKSYNLMNPIMKNTVPVHPFGWTALRFKANNPGVWAFHCHIESHFYMGMGVVFEEGIERVGKLPLSIMGCGKTKGLH from the exons ATGCTGCTTGATCTTCAACTAAGCTTAAGGGCCACAccaaaattgttggttctgtgTTTCTTCTTCGTCTTGGCGAATTTCTTCTTAGCTGAGGCTAAAGTTAGACATTACAAATGGGAGGTGAAGTATGAGTATAAGTCCCCTGATTGCTTTAAGAAGGTGGTTATCACCATCAATGGAAGGACCCCAGGACCCACCATCCAGGCACAGGAGGGTGACACTATCATTGTTGAAGTTAACAACAGTTTACTCACAGAAAACCTTGCCATCCATTGGCATGGGATCAGACAG ATTGGAACTCCTTGGTTTGATGGAACAGAAGGTGTGACTCAATGTCCCATACTGCCTGGAGACACCTTTGTTTATCAGTTTGTTGTTGACAGG CCTGGTACATATCTATACCATTCTCACTATGGAATGCAAAGGGAAGCAGGGCTATATGGTTTAATCCGAGTGGCATCTCGTGACCCTGAACCCTTCACTTATGACCTTGATCGAAGTATTATCCTGAATGATTGGTATCACCATAGCACTTATGAACAAGCTGCTGGATTGTCTTCAATTCCTTTTCAATGGGTGAATGAACCTGAG TCACTTTTGATTCATGGAAAAGGAAGATTCAATTGCTCTGCATCTATAAGCTCAAACCCTGGCTCATGTAACACGTCAAGCCCTCAATGCTCTCCCTTTGTGCAAACTGTGATCCCAGGAAAAACATACAGACTCAGAATTGGTAGCTTGACAGCTTTATCAGCACTCAGTTTCCAAATAGAG GGCCATAACATGACAGTTGTAGAAGCAGATGGCCACTATGTTGATACTTTTGTGGTTCAGAACCTCTTCATATACTCTGGTGAGACATATTCAGTTCTTGTGAAAGCTGATCAAGACCCATCAAGGAATTATTGGATCACCTCAAATGTTGTTAGCAGAAACAGAACCACACCACCAGGTTTAGCCATTTTCAACTACTACCCCAACCACCCGAGGCGTTTGCCACCAACTTCTCCACCCCCACCACCTGCTTGGGATAATGCCGAGCCGAGAATAGCTCAAAGCCTTGCAATCAAATCTCATAAAAGTTACATAAACAAACCCCCTGCAACCTCAGACAGAGTTATAGTACTCCTCAACACACAAAACACCATAAACGGTTATCGCCGTTGGTCTGTGAATAATGTCTCATTCTCACTCCCTCACACTCCTTATCTTGTTGCACTCAAACAGAACATAACCGATGCATTTGACCAAACACCTCCTCCAGAAAACTATGATTTTGTTCATTATGACATTTTCAATGTGTCAAAGAACACAAATGCCACTTCCAGCAATGGCATTTACAGGCTGAAATTCAACACAACAGTGGATGTTGTGCTTCAAAATGCCAATACTATGAATAAAAACAACAGTGAGACACATCCATGGCACCTTCATGGGCATGATTTTTGGGTGCTTGGGTATGGGAAAGGCAAGTTTGACATGAACAAGGATCCAAAAAGTTATAACTTGATGAACCCCATTATGAAGAACACTGTGCCAGTGCATCCTTTTGGTTGGACTGCTCTGAGGTTTAAGGCAAATAATCCTGGTGTGTGGGCTTTCCATTGCCATATAGAGTCTCATTTCTATATGGGAATGGGAGTGGTTTTTGAAGAAGGGATTGAGAGGGTTGGAAAGCTTCCCTTGTCCATCATGGGTTGTGGTAAAACCAAAGGTTTACATTGA